The stretch of DNA CCGCGCACCGCGCAGCTCGATCTGTTCGCCGGCTACCTGTCGGGCGGCGGTGCCCCCGGCCTGCCGGTCGACGTCCGCATCGGCTGGTTCGCACAGAGCGCGACGCCTGATGGCTACGATAAATACAGCTTCGGCGGTGACCCGATCACGGAGGGCGTCAAGCCGCTCGACGGCGAGGGCGAGGATGCCAAGACCCCGCTGCCGCCGACCCAGATGCTTCCTGCAACACTCGGGGCGGACGGCACCCGCCGGATGACCGTCGACATGCCGCAGACTTTGCCCGGCACGACCAACATGCAGGTCGAGATGGATTACCGCGATGCGAACGGCGAGACGCTGACCGCATCGAAATCGATTCCGATCTATGCCTCGGGCGTGCAGCTCGGTGTCGCGACCGATGGCTGGATGATGCGCGCGGACGATCTGCGCCTGCGCTTCGTCGCGCTCGATACCGACGGCAAGCCGATCGAGGGGCAAAAGCTGTCTGTCGCATTCTACAGCCGCCAGATCCTGACCGCGCGGCGGCGGCTGATCGGCGGGTTCTACGCGTATGACAACCGGATGCGGACGACCAAGCTGTCCGCGTCGTGCACGGCCACGACCGATGCGCAGGGGCTCGCGCAGTGCAAGGCCGACCCCGGCGTTTCCGGCGAGCTTTATGCGGTCGTCATCACCACCGATGCCGACGGCAATGTCGCGCGCGCGGTGAAGTCGGTGTGGCTCGCTGGGAACGACGACTGGTGGTTTGGCGGCGACAATGGCGACCGGATGGACGTCGTCCCCGAAAAGCTCGCTTATGCGTCGGGCGAGACCGCGCGGTTCCAGGTGCGGATGCCGTTCCGCTCGGCCACAGCCTTGGTCAGCGTCGAGCGCGAGGGGGTGCTGTCGAGCTTCGTGACCGAATTGTCGGGCAAGGACCCGGTGATCGAGGTGCCGATGGACGCGGCCTATGCGCCCGATGTCTATGTGTCGGTGCTGGTCGTGCGCGGTCGTGTCGAGAGCGGGTTCTGGAGCTGGGTGCACCGGATCGCGCGGACGCTCGGCCTGTCGGATACGCCGGAGGACGCAGCCGAACCGACCGCGCTCGTCGATCTCGCCAAGCCTGCGTACCGGCTCGGTATCGCCAAGGTGAAGGTCGGCTGGGAAGGCCACACGCTTGCCGTCGCGGTCAAGGCGGACCGCGAACGGTATGCGCCGCGAGGGACCGCCAACGTTGCGATCCAGGTCCGGAAACCCGATGGCAGCCCCGCGCGCGAGGCCGATGTCGCGTTCGCCGCGGTCGACCAGGCGTTGCTGCAACTCGCGCCGAACGACAGCTGGAACATTCTGGACGCGATGATGGGCGATCGGCCGCTCTCGGTCCTGACCGCGACCGCGCAGATGCAGGTCGTCGGCAAGCGTCATTACGGGCGCAAGGCGTTGGAAGCGGGCGGCGGCGGTGGTGGCGGCGACCTGTCGGGGCTCAACCGCGAGAATTTCCAGCCGGTGCTGCTGTGGAAGGGGCACGTCCCGCTCGATGCGCAGGGGCGCGCAAGGCTGTCCGTGCCGCTGTCCGATGCGCTATCGTCGTTCAAGCTCGTCGCGATCGCCACCGACGGTGCGCAAGCTTTCGGTACGGGCAGCACTGACATCCGAACCGCGCAGGACCTGTCGCTCTATGCAGGCCTGCCGCCGCTCGTTCGCTCGGGCGATTTCTACGGTGCGCGCTTCACGCTGCGTAACGGCTCCGATCGCCCGATGACGGTGACCGCGAATGTCGACGTCGTCCCGCGGATCGCCCAAGGGAAGCCGCTCACGGTTACTATTCCAGCGGGTGGTGCGGCGCCGGTGGCCTGGAATCTGACGGCACCCGCCGGAGTCGACACGCTGCGCTGGACGCTGCGGGCGAGCAGCGCGGACGGTCGCGCGAGCGATCAGGTGACCGTAACGCAGGACGTCATCCCCGCGGTGCCGACCGAGATCTGGGCGGCGACGCTCGCGCAGGTCGGTGAGAGCACCCTGATCCCCATCGCGCCGCCGATGGGGGCGCTGCCGGGCCGTGGCAGCGTCGACATCCGCCTCGCCGATACGCTCGCGCCGTCGCTCGCCGGGGTGCGCGACTACATGATGCGCTATCCTTTTAATTGCTTCGAGCAGCGGCTGTCGCGGATCGTCGTGCTCGGCGACATGGCCGGCTGGGGCGTGCTGGCGGGGGAAATCCCGACCTATCAGGCGCCCGACGGGCTGCTCCGCTATTTCCCCGGCGACAGTCTGCAGGGATCGGAGGCGCTCACCGCCTATGTCCTGTCGATGACGGGTGCGGCGAACCTGTCGCTGCCGCCGGTGCAGCGCGCGCGGATGATCGAGGCGATGAAGGCTGTGCTCGACGGGCGGTTGCGCCACGAGGATTACGGCGACGTGCGCCTGACCAAGGTCGCAGCACTGGCGGCGCTCGCCCGGCAAGGCGAGGCGACCGCGGCGATGCTCGGACAGGTCGGGATGACGCCCGCCGAGATGCCGACCGCGAGCCTTGCCGATTACATCACCGCGTTGACGGCCATCTCCGGTGCGTCGGCGGACGCCAAGGCACAGGCCGAGGCGGTGTTGCGGACGCGGCTGGTGTTCGAGGGCACCCGGCTCGATCTGTCGGACTCGGCCAACGCGTCGTGGTGGCTGATGTCGTCGGCTGACGAGGCCGCGAACAAGGCCACGGCGGCGGTGCTCGGCCGGCCCGGCTGGCAGGACGATGCACCCCGTCTGATGGTTGGTACTGCGCTGCGCCAGTCGCGCGGGCATTGGGATACGACCACCGCCAATGCCTGGGGAGCGATCGCCGCACGGCGTTTCGCGCAGATCTATCCGGCGCAGGCGGTCACCGGCACGACTACGCTCTCCTATGCGGGTCGCAGCATCGCTCGCGGCTGGCCGCTGGCGGAGGCGGCTAGGACGACGTCGTTCCCGCTCGCTGCCGCCGGGCCGCTCCGGTTGGCGCAAGGCGGCGGAGCGGGGCCATGGGCGACCGTGTCGATCTCGGCGGCCGTACCGCTGCGGCAAGCGCTGTCCGCTGGGTATCGCCTGACGCGAAAAGTCGAGGTCGTGCAGGCGCGGACGACGGGGCGGCTGACGACCGGCGACGTGCTGCGCGTCACCCTGTCAGTCGAGGCGAGCGCCGAGCGCAACTGGGTTGCGATCAGCGATCCGGTGCCCGCCGGCGCGACCGTGATTGGCGATCTCGGCGGCCAGTCGCAACTGCTCCAGCAGGGCGGCGGCAGTGAGGACAGTGGTCCGAGCTACGTCGAGCGTGGACGCGATACATGGCGTGCATTCTTCGCGTGGCTGCCCAAGGGCACCACGACGGTATCGTACACGTTACGTCTCAACGGCGCCGGCCGGTTCCAGATGCCGCCGAGCCGGGTCGAGGCGATGTATTCGCCCGCGATACGCGCCGCGGTGCCGAACCAGCCGATGGTCGTCGCGGATCGATGAAGCAGCGCGCGGCGCTGGCCGGACTGCTGGTGCTGATCCTCGCAGCGATCGGGTTCGACTGGGCGACGGCCCCGCCGCCCTTGCCGGGCTATGCGCAGGTCCGTGCGGCGTGGAAGCCATCGGAGGCGTGGCTGTACGACCGCCACCGCGTGCTGATCGATAGCGCGCGCGTCAACTTCGCGGCGCGGCGGCTGGCGTGGGTGCCTTTGGGTGACATCGCCCCCGTCGTTCCCGCGAGCGTCGTGGCAGCGGAGGATGCCCGGTTTCGCAGCCATGGCGGCATCGACTGGTTGGCGATCCTGGGCTCGATCCGCGCGCGGACGAACGGCGCGCGGGGCAGGGGCGCCAGCACGCTTTCGATGCAAGTCGCGGCGTTCCTGTCACCGACGCTGGCGACGCCCGGCGCGCGAGGCTGGCGCGACAAGCTCCGCCAGATGCGCGCGGCACGAGCGCTGGAGATGACCTGGAGCAAGGACCAGATCCTCGAGGCGTATCTCAACCTCGCCCCGTTCCGCGGCGAGGCGCAGGGGATCGGCGCAGCGGCGTTGTCGCTGTTCGGCAAGACCCCGGCGGCGATGGCGCGCGACGACGCGCTACTGCTGACCGCACTGCTTCCCGACCCCCAGGCGCCCGCCCCGCGCATCGCGGCGCGAGCCTGCCGACTGGGCGGCGCTGCGGGGGATTGCGGGCGGTTGGCCAGCGAAGCGGCCTCCATGCTCGGCCCGGTGCGAACCCTGGCGCTCGACCCAGGCCTCGCGCCGCATCTCGCCGATCGCTTGCTGACCAAACCCGGCCTGCGGATCACCACCACGCTCGATGCCGCGCTCCAGCGGCGGGTCGCGGCCGCGCTGCGGCGCCAGTTGCTCGGTCTCGGCGGATCGCGCGCGCGAGACGGGGCCGCCGTGGTGATCGACAATGCGAGCGGCGACGTCCTGGCCTATGTCGGCGGGATCGGCGGCGCGTCCACCGCCCCCGCGGTCGACGCCGCCAACGCCTATCGCCAGGCCGGATCGACGCTCAAACCGTTCCTTTACGCGCAGGCGATCGAGCGCGGATACCTGACGCCGGCGTCGGTGCTCGACGATTCGCCCGTGCAGCTCGATACCGCGTCGGGACTCTACGTGCCGCAGAATTACGATCGCGGGTTCAAGGGCCGCGTGTCGGTGCGCAGTGCGTTGGCGGGGTCGCTCAACGTCCCTGCGGTGCGAACGCTGTTACTGGTCGGGGTCGAGCCGTTTCGCGACCGTCTCTGGGATACGGGGTATCGGGGCCTCGTCGAGGACGGCGATTATTACGGCTTCAGCCTCGCACTCGGATCGGCCGAGGTGACGCTGCTCGAACAAGCGAACGCGTACCGGTCGCTCGCGAACGGGGGGCGCTGGTCCCCGCTGCGTATCACTGCCGATGCCCCTCGCATTGCCGCCCGCCCGGTCACGACGCACGCCGCCGCCTGGATCGTCGCCGACATGATGGCCGACCCCAATGCCCGTGCCGCGACCTTCGGTCTGGATTCGGCGCTGCGCCTGCCATTCTGGACCGCGGTGAAGACCGGCACGTCGAAGGGCATGCGCGACAATTGGTGCGTCGGTTTCTCGGATCGCTACACCGTCGCCGTCTGGGTCGGTAACGTCGAGGGCGATCCCATGCGCGCGGTCTCGGGTACCAGCGGTGCGGCTCCGGTCTGGCGCGACGTGATGCTGGCGCTCGGACGCGACGACGAGCGTGGCCCGCCAATGCCCCCCGGCGTCGAACGCCGCCGCATCGCCTTTGCCGACGCGATCGAGCAGCCCCGCACCGAATATTTTCTGCGCGGCACCGGGCAGTCGTTGATCGCCGCAGCCCCCGCCACCGCACGCCGCGCCCGCATCATCAACCCCGCCTCGGGCAGCGTCTACGCGATCGACCCCGACATCCCCGCCGACCGCCAGCGCCTCGCGATCGAGACCACCGGCGACGTCCGCGCCCATCATGTCTTCCTCGACAACCGGGACCTCGGCCCCGCCGCACAGCAACTGCTGTTCTTCGCCCCGCCTGGCCGCCACCGCCTTCGCCTCGTCGACCAAGCCAGTCGCATCACGGATCAGGTGATCGTCACGATCCGCTGATCGTGCGTAGCGGGTGAGCGGCAGGACGAGCGCCGACGCAACCGCAAGCTCGATGTTCAGCGCCTTGGAGAATGCACCCCGTCGACCGGGTGCCGATCCACGTGATTTGGCGCAGCCCACACGACCTGTCGTGCCCGCCACGGACGAACCGGTTAAAACGAACCGTCTCGACGCCCGCGCGTGGGCGTACTCGACCTATTTGACCGGCGAAACGGTGCCCCGTACAGCCGGATCCAACGACATACATACGTATGCGATAGTCTGAGGAGAGAGATGCCATGTCGAACGAGCGAATTCCGGCCGTCGGCCTATCCGCGCAGGGGATCGAAACCCGCGCCAGTCTGCATTGGAACCTGGTTACCGCACAGCTCGTCGAGGCGGCGCTGGAGCGTGGCGAGGGAACGTTGTCTGCCGATGGTCCGCTGGTCGTCGAGACGGGCGCGCATACCGGCCGATCAGCGCAGGACAAGTTCATCGTCCGGGACGCGGAGACTGAGGCGACGGTCTGGTGGGGCAAGAGCAACAAGGGGATGGAGCCTGCGCATTTCGCCGCGCTGAAGGAGGATTTCTTTGCGGTGCTGGCGCAGAAGGATGAACTGTTCGTACAGGATCTGTACGGCGGATCGCAGGCCGATCACCGCGTCGATGTCCGCGTCGTCACCGAACTCGCGTGGCACAATCTGTTCATCCGGACGATGCTTGTGCGGCCCGAACAGGCGGCGCTGAAGAACTTCGTCGCGGACTATACGATCGTCGACTTGCCAAGCTTCCGCGCTGATCCCGCGCGCCACGGTTGCCGCAGCGAGACGGTGATCGCGGTCAACTTCACCGACAAGCTCATCCTGATCGGCGGCACGAAATATGCCGGCGAGATGAAGAAATCGGTGTTCGGCCTGCTCAACTATCTGCTGCCGCCGACCGGCGTGATGCCAATGCACTGCTCGGCCAACATGGGCGCGAACGGCGATACAGCGGTGTTCTTCGGGCTGTCGGGGACGGGCAAGACGACGCTGTCGGCCGATGCGAGCCGAACGCTGATCGGCGACGACGAGCATGGCTGGTCGGACACTGCGGTCTTCAATTTCGAGGGCGGCTGCTATGCCAAGATGATCCGCCTGTCCGCCGATGCCGAGCCGGAGATCTTCGCGACGACCAAGCGGTTCGGGACAGTGCTCGAGAACGTCGTCATGGACCCGGCAACTCGGCTGCTCGATCTCGACGACCATACGCTGGCCGAGAACAGTCGCGGCGCGTATCCGATCGACTTCATCCCCAATGGCTCGGCCGAGAATATGGGGCCGGTACCGCGCAACATCGTCATGCTGACCGCGGATGCGTATGGCGTGCTGCCGCCGATCGCCAAGCTGACGCCCGATCAGGCGATGTATCACTTTCTGTCGGGCTACACCGCGCGCGTTGCGGGGACCGAGATCGGTGTGACCGAGCCAGACGCGACCTTCTCGACCTGTTTCGGCGCGCCGTTCATGCCGCGCCACCCGTCGGTCTATGGCAATCTGCTGAAGGAACGGATCGCCAAGGGCGGGGTGGATTGCTGGCTGGTCAACACCGGCTGGACCGGCGGCAAATACGGCGTCGGCAACCGTATGCCGATCAAGGCGACGCGGGCTTTGCTGAACGCTGCGCTCGACGGCAGCCTGAACGATGCCGAGTTCCGGACCGATCCGAATTTCGGGTTCCAGGTGCCGATCAGCGTGCCGGGTGTCGACAGCGCAATCCTCGACCCGCGGACGACTTGGGCGGATACGGACGCGTATGACACGACGGCTGCCAAGCTCGTCGACCTGTTCGTAGAGAATTTCGCGCAGTTCGCCGAGCACGTCGATGAAGGCGTCCGGCAGGCTGCGCCGAAGGTACGCGAGCCGGCGTAGGCCGTGGGGGGGCCCTCTTGAGCTCGGGTTGCATTGCCACGACGCCAGCCTCCCACCTTCCGTCATCCTGGGCTCGACCCAGGATCCAGAGTTACAAGGGACACTGTTCCGTTGCTCTGGATCCTGACTTTAGTCAGGATGACGGGGGTAGGGGCTCGACCACGACCGCACCGTCGACCACGGCGGTGATTCGAACGCGAGCCCCGACCGACGCATCGTCGCCGCGCGCCGGCCAACTCCCGTCGCCGACCAGCACGCGGCCGTGTCCGCCGATTAGGGCCGTTTCTACCACCACCACTTGCCCTACCAGCCGCGCCGAGCGATCGTTCAACATCGGATCGCCCCCCTCGACCGGGTAGTCGCGATACCAGCGCTTGCCGATGAGCACGGTCACCGCGCTCCACACGGCGAACGCCGCCAGTTGCGCGGCCACGGGCAGGTCCGGCAGTACGAACACCGCTACCCCGGTCACCGCGGCGGCGATCGCGAGGAACACCAGGAAGACTCCCGGGACTGCCAGCTCCGCGATCCCCAGCACCAGCGCGGCGATCAACCACGCGCCAGCCGCTCCGCCGACTCCGCCGAGTGCGTCCATCAGCTTTTCGGAACCTCGGTCGACTTGGACAGCTCGAACGGCCCACGGGATGCAGGCTTAGGCGCCGGCGGCGATGCGACCGCATCGCGCAACGCATCCTTCGCCAGCTCGCCGATGCCGCCTAGCGTCCCCATCAGCTGAGTCGCCTCGACCGGAAACAGGATCGTCTTCGCGTTGGGCGAGGTCGCGAACTTGCCGATCGCCTCGACATATTTCTGCGCGATGAAGTAATTGATCGCCTGCGCGCCACCCTCCTCGATCGCCTGCGACACCGCGCGCGTCGCCGACGCTTCGGCAACGGCAGCCCGCTCGCGCGCCTCGGCGTCACGGAACGCCGATTCCTTGCGCCCCTCCGACTCGAGAATGCGCGCCTGCTTCTGCCCCTCGGCGCGCAGGATCTCCGACGCGCGCGAGCCCTCGGCATCAAGGATGTTCGCGCGCTTCTCGCGCTCCGCCTTCATCTGCCGGCCCATCGCGTTGACGATATCGGCGGGCGGACGGATGTCCTTGATCTCGACTCGCGTGATCTTCACCCCCCACGGCGTCGTCGCATGATCGACCACGTTGAGCAGCCGCGCATTGATCTCGTCGCGCTTCGACAGCGTCTCATCGAGGTCCATCGATCCCATCACCGTGCGTAAATTGGTCGTCGTGAGCTGCAGCAGCGCCTGGTACAGGTCCGACACCTCGTACGCCGCTTTGGCCGAGTCGAGCACCTGGAAGAACACGACCCCGTCGGTCGAGATCATCGCATTGTCCTTGGTGATGATCTCCTGGCCGGGGATGTCGATCACTTGCTCCATCATGTTCACCTTCCGCCCCACGCGGTAGAAGAACGCCGGGTAGAAGTTGAAGCCGGGACGGGCGACCGTCGTGAAGCGGCCGAAATGCTCGATCGTGTATTGATAGCCCTGGTGGACGATCTTGATGCTCGTGAAGAGGTACAGCAGCACCAGCGCCAGCAAGAGCGCGGCAGCGATTAAGCCCATCGAACAATCCCCCATCCGTGTATCGTAACGCTATAACACGTCGGCGCAGGAGAGGCCTAGCCGTACGCGCCGGCTTTGGTTACATGGCGCGCCACCTCACACCCAGGAACGGCAGCTCTCATGGATATCCGCCTCGGCCTCACTTTCGACGACGTCCTCCTGTATCCGGGGGAATCGGACGTGCTGCCAAGCCAGGCCGATACCCGCACGCAGGTGACGCGCGGCATCGCGCTCAACATCCCGATCCTCTCGTCGGCGATGGACACCGTCACCGAAGCGGACATGGCGATCGTCATGGCGCAGCTCGGCGGCATCGGCGTGCTCCACCGCAACCTGACGGTCGAGGAACAGGTCGTCGCGGTGCGCCAGGTCAAGCGGTTCGAATCCGGGATGGTAGTCAACCCGATCACGATCAAGCCGACCGCGACTCTCGGCGAGGCGCAGGCGCTCATGTCGGGCCACCGGATCAGCGGCATCCCCGTGGTGGAAGCGGACGGTAAGCTCGTCGGCATCCTCACCAACCGCGACGTGCGCTTTGCGGGCAACCCACAGCAGCCGGTTAGCGAGCTGATGACGCACGAGAACCTCGCCACCGTCTCGACCGAAGTCGGCAAGGAAGAAGCACGCCGCCTGCTCCACGCGCGTCGCATCGAGAAGCTGCTGGTGGTCGACGCACAGTATCGCTGCGTCGGGCTGATCACCGTCAAGGACATCGAGAAGGCGGTGATGTTCCCCGATGCGACCAAGGACGAGGCGGGCCGCCTCCGCGTGGCGGCGGCGACGACGGTCGGCGACAAGGGCTTCGACCGGACCGAACAGTTGGTCGATGCCGGCTGCGACCTGATCGTGATCGACACCGCGCACGGCCACAACCGCGACGTCGGCCGCGCGGTCGAGCGCGTGAAGAAGTTGTCGAACTCGGTCCAGGTCGTCGCGGGCAACGTCGCGACCGGCGAGGCGACGCGCGCGCTCATCGGCGCGGGCGCGGACGGGATCAAGGTCGGCATCGGGCCGGGCTCGATCTGCACGACACGCGTCGTCGCAGGCGTCGGCGTGCCGCAGCTGACCGCGGTGATGGATTGCGCCGAGGTGGGCCACAAAGCTGGCGTGCCGGTGATCGCCGATGGCGGCATCCGCACGTCGGGCGACATGGCCAAGGCGCTGGCCGCCGGCGCGTCGACCGTCATGATCGGCTCGCTGCTTGCCGGGACCGACGAGGCACCGGGCGAGACCTTCCTGTACCAGGGGCGTGCGTACAAGTCGTATCGCGGCATGGGCTCGGTCGGCGCGATGGGCCGCGGGTCTGCGGATCGCTATTTCCAGGGCGATATCAAGGATCAGCTGAAGCTCGTGCCCGAGGGCATTGAGGGTCAGGTCGCGTATAAGGGCCCGGCGAAGGACGTGATCCATCAGCTCGTCGGCGGGATCAAGGCGGCGATGGGGTATACCGGCTCGGCGACGATTTCGGATCTTCAGGCACGCGCGGAGTTCGTGCAGATCACCGGCGCGGGGCTCATGGAGAGCCATGTCCACGACGTCACGATCACGCGGGAAGCGCCGAACTACCCGACTCGGTAAGGGGGGGCGGTCGGTGATGGCCGAGCGGATTGCGTATCGGCCACCCAACCACTGCCGTCATTCCCGCGAAGGCGGGAATCCATACTGGCTGGGCTCGCGATAGAGCTGCAAACCCCAGAGGGTATGGATCCCCGCCTGCGCGGGGATGACGATGGAAGGTGTGAGGTTCCGAGATTTTCAGGCTCTAAACCTCTTAGGACCAGCGAGTCCCCGCTAGCCCTTCCGTCATCCCGGCGAACGCCGGGACCCATGGACACGGCGTACCCGGCGATAGCGTGCAATCATAACCCGGACCGCAACCATGGGTCCCGGCATCCGCCGGGATGACGAGTAGGGTGAGGGACGGCATTCCCCCGAAATTATTCCCCGCCCGCCGCCTATAGACGCTAGGGGAGGGGATGATGACGAACACCCCGTACCAAGCCTCCTCCGACCAGTCCCCAACCGCGGGAGGCCGCAAGTGACGCCTCCCGCACGCACCCAGGCCGCGATCGAACTCCTCGACCAGATCATCGCCGCCGCGCGCGAGTCCGGCGCCGCCGCCGACACGCTGATCGCGCGCTATTTCCAGACCCGCCGCTACGCCGGCTCGAAGGATCGCCGCGCGGTCCGCGAGCTCGTCTATGCCGCGATCCGCAAGGCCGGCGACCGCCCCGAAACCGGGCGCGCCGCGATGCTGCTCGTCGCCGACGCCGACCCCGACCTTTCCGCCACCTTCGACGGATCGACGCACGCCCCCGCAGCGATCGGCAAGGACGAACCCCGCGCCCGCGCCGGTGTCGCGCCGCAGTGGCTCAGCAAGGCGCTGCGCGCGTCAGGCCTGGACGGCGCCGCGCTGACCGATCTCGCCGGCCGCGCCACGCTCGACCTGCGCGTCAACACGCTGACCTCGGACCGCGAAACCATACTCGCCGCACTGCCCGAGGCCGAAGCCACGCCGCATGCCCCCGACGGCATCCGCCTGCCCACCGGCACCAATGTCGAGGCACTGCCGCTCTTCAACGAAGGCGCGCTCGAGGTGCAGGACGAGGGCAGCCAGATCGTCGGCCTCGCGATGCAGGCCAAGCCCGGCGAGCGGATCGTCGATCTGTGCGCGGGCGCCGGCGGCAAGACGCTCGCACTCGCCGCGACGATGGCGAATCAGGGCGTGATCCTCGCCTGCGACACCGATCGCAACCGTCTCTCGCGCCTCGCTCCCCGCGCGACCCGCGCAGGCGCGACGATCGTCGAGAGCCGCCTGCTCAACCCGACGCGCGAGATCGAGGCACTGAGCGAATGGGCCGGCCGCGCCGACGGCGTGCTGGTCGATGCACCCTGTTCGGGCACCGGCACATGGCGCCGCAATCCCGAAGCACGCTGGCGGCTCACGCCCGACCGCGTCTCGCGGCTGCAATCGACTCAGCAACAGGTGCTCTCGGTCGCCGCTACACTCGTCAAGCCCGGTGGCGCCTTGGTCTACATCGTCTGCTCGCTGCTCGACGCGGAGGGCACCGACCAGGTGACGTGGTTCCTGAACGCCCATCCCGGCTGGACCACCGAGCCCGTTTCGCTCCCCGCCGGCGCTAAGCACGGTCACGGCGTCCGTCTCGAACCCGGCCGCGACGGCACCGACGGCTTTTTTGTCGCGCGCCTTCGGGCTGCGTGCTAGCCAGCCGATCAATGACCCGCCTGGAGACGATCATGCGTTTTTCGTCCGTTGCCCTTGCCGCCACGCTGACCATCGTGTGCGTGTCGACCTCGCTCAGCGGGCAGCGTCCCGACGCGCAGATCGACGCGCGCTCGATGCAGCTTCTGGCACAGGGCCGTTCGCTCGTGTCGGCGGGCAATTTCGACGGCGCCACCGACGTGCTGGAGACCTCGGTCGCAGTCGATCCGCGCAACCGCGCCGCGTTCCTGCTGCTCGCGCGCGTCGCCGAGACGCGCGACCTGCCGGGCAAGGCGATCCGTCTGTACCGCGAAGCGCTGCTGCTCGAACCGAACGACGTCGCAGCTTTGAAGGGGCAGGGCGAGGCGCTCGTCGCCAAGGGCGCCGTGGTCCGCGCGAAGGACAATCTCGTGAAGATCCGGACGCTCTGCAAGGGTGCCTGTCCGGAGGCGACTCAGCTTGCTGCGGTCATCGCCAAGGGGCCGCCGATCGCGACCGCGCAGGTCGAGAAGACGCCGACCGCCGCCAAGGACTGAGGGGCCGGGAGCCCACCCCCATTCAACCACCCCGGCGGAGGCCGGGGTCCAAATGGGGGAACGGAGCTAATCGTGGTCGGCGCCAGATTACTGCGACCTTGCCGATTGGCCCCCGGCCTCCGCCGGAGTTGAACGCTATAGCACCGTAAACTAGAGCTCTGGTCAGGAGGTGGTTGGCGAACCAACCGCCTTGGCCAACGCGATAAAATCCGCGACCGACAGCGTCTCCGCCCGCCGCGTGGCGTCAACCCCGATCCGCTCGAGCGCATCCAGCGCTCCCGGCACGCCCTTCAGGCTCTGCCGCAGCATCTTGCGGCGCTGGCCAAATGCCGCGCCCGTCAGCCGTTCCAGCACCGCAAAGTTCACCGCCTCGGGCGCCTCGATCGGCGTCAGGTGCACCACCGCCGACATCACCTTAGGCGGCGGCGTAAACGCAGACCTATGCACCGGCATCGCGATCCGCGCAGTCGAGCGCCACTGCGCCAGCACCGCCAACCGCCCGTAATGATCGTCGTTGGTCTTTGCGACGATCCGTTCGGCGACTTCCTTCTGGAACATCAGCGTGCACGACTGCCACCATGGCAGCCAGGACGTCGACAACCATCCGACCAGAAGCGCGGTGCCGATATTGTACGGCAGGTTCGAAACGATGTGCGGCTTACCCTCGAACAGCGCCGGCGCATCGACCTGCATCGCGTCGTCCTCGATCACGCGCAGCTTGCCCGGATACGCCTCGCCAAGCTCGGCCAGCGCCGGGATACACCGCCGGTCACGCTCGATCGCCGTCACCC from Sphingomonas sp. HMP9 encodes:
- a CDS encoding RsmB/NOP family class I SAM-dependent RNA methyltransferase gives rise to the protein MTPPARTQAAIELLDQIIAAARESGAAADTLIARYFQTRRYAGSKDRRAVRELVYAAIRKAGDRPETGRAAMLLVADADPDLSATFDGSTHAPAAIGKDEPRARAGVAPQWLSKALRASGLDGAALTDLAGRATLDLRVNTLTSDRETILAALPEAEATPHAPDGIRLPTGTNVEALPLFNEGALEVQDEGSQIVGLAMQAKPGERIVDLCAGAGGKTLALAATMANQGVILACDTDRNRLSRLAPRATRAGATIVESRLLNPTREIEALSEWAGRADGVLVDAPCSGTGTWRRNPEARWRLTPDRVSRLQSTQQQVLSVAATLVKPGGALVYIVCSLLDAEGTDQVTWFLNAHPGWTTEPVSLPAGAKHGHGVRLEPGRDGTDGFFVARLRAAC
- a CDS encoding tetratricopeptide repeat protein, translated to MRFSSVALAATLTIVCVSTSLSGQRPDAQIDARSMQLLAQGRSLVSAGNFDGATDVLETSVAVDPRNRAAFLLLARVAETRDLPGKAIRLYREALLLEPNDVAALKGQGEALVAKGAVVRAKDNLVKIRTLCKGACPEATQLAAVIAKGPPIATAQVEKTPTAAKD
- the rsmA gene encoding 16S rRNA (adenine(1518)-N(6)/adenine(1519)-N(6))-dimethyltransferase RsmA; translation: MTELPPLREVIARYGLNASKALGQNFLFDGQLLKRIAAVPGDLQDAEVLEVGPGPGGLTRALLAAGARVTAIERDRRCIPALAELGEAYPGKLRVIEDDAMQVDAPALFEGKPHIVSNLPYNIGTALLVGWLSTSWLPWWQSCTLMFQKEVAERIVAKTNDDHYGRLAVLAQWRSTARIAMPVHRSAFTPPPKVMSAVVHLTPIEAPEAVNFAVLERLTGAAFGQRRKMLRQSLKGVPGALDALERIGVDATRRAETLSVADFIALAKAVGSPTTS